CCAATTATACCACGTATTTGGGATGGTATTTCATCAGAATTTATATCACAAATAGAACGTGTATCAAGAAATGTATCTTTATGATTATATCTATATGTATCCCAAATACTTTTATCATACTCATTTGCCCATATAATATTAAAACCCTGATTTTCAAATCCAAGATCTAAACCACCAGCTCCTGAAAACAACGATATAATATTCAAAAAGAATTCCCCCCTTATTATTAATTTAAAGTTATTTTAATTAAAATTGCATCAAGTTTTCCATTGTCATTTGGATTTTTTATTTTAACATCTTTAATTATTACTTCATTATGGATTTCCAACTCTTTTTTATCTGATTTTGGAAGTAAAAGATATTTATCTTTAAAAAAAAGTTTTAATTAAATTAGTTATTTGTTAAAAAAAAAGAAAAGAGAGGGGTAAATATTAGGAAAATTTAAAATATTATAATTTTATCGTTTTCCTGTTGGTGTTTCAGCATCATAGAAGTCTTTGATTCTTACTGTATCATCTAAATCAGGAGTTGATACTTCATGAAGTACTGTGTTTTCTAGTGCTACTATTGTGTGTGGTGTTTGTGGTTCAATTCTTACTGTATCTTTTGTGCTGAAGTATTCTTTTTTATCTTCAAATTCTATGTATCCACGTCCACTTACAATGTACATTGTTTCATCCTTATTTGGGTGGTAGTGGTAACTTGTTTGGTATCCTTCTTTGATGAAGAGTTCTTTTGTTAGATATTTTTCTGTGTTTATGAGTATTTTTTCATATCCCCATGGTTTATCTTCACGGTTTCTGTACTCATTTTGTACTTGTTGTAGTTCTTTGTTTGTATCTACTGCCATCCAGAATAGATCATTTTCACGGTAGTATCCGAGTTTTTTATCTTTTGCTAGTTCCGGAAATAGTGTTTTTTCAATATCTCCTGTTTGGTATGATCCAAAGTCTAGTTTTCCTTTAGAGAAGTATATTCCACCATTTATATAGTAGTCTAGTACTGGTTTTTCTTTAAATGATACTATTTTATCTCCACTGAGTTCTACTATTCCATATGGTGATACCATTCGTGTTATGAATATGCTGAAGTCATATGGTGATTTTTCTCCTTGTTCTACCATTTTTTTGATACTAAGATCTGCTACTACATCACCGTTTCTTATTACACATTGTGTGTTATCATCGATGTGTTCCATTCCGAGTCTTATTGCATTGAGTGTTCCTAGTGGTTGGTCTTCTTTTACATATTCTATTTCTACACCCATGTAGTTGTCTGAATATCTTTCCTCTATTTTTTCACCTAAGAATCCTGTGAGTAGTATTACTTTTTTTATTCCTGCACTTTTGAAGTCAAAGATTTGTTTATCTAGTATTGTGTAATCATCTTTTAGTTCTACGAGTGGTTTTGGTACTGTTTCTGTTACTGGTCTTAGTCTTTTTCCAAATCCACCACATAGTATCATTCCTATGGTTTCATTCATTTGTATCACCGTTGTAAGTTATTATTTTTTTTTAGAAAAAATTTTTTTTATTATTATATTCTCTCATATAGTTATTTTTTTTATTCCCTTAATTTTTTTAGAATTTCAGAAATTAATTTTTTTCTATTATATTTTAATTTATATTTCTTTATATTAATTTAATTTTATTGTTTTATTTTTTCAACTTTCTTATGTGATTTTAGTTTATTGTATGAATCATATTCTTTATCTCATATTATATTTAATTTTTTTAAATTTATTTTTATTAATTCATTAAATTATAAAGTTTTTACTAGTTTTTTAGGTTTTATCATCTTTTTTCATAATATGCTTTTAAATATTTCATTCTAGAAAAAGTATATAATAATGATGACATAACAAAAGAAAGGGATTTAATATCAGATTATAATAATTAGTAATTTTATTCTAAATTATAATAGTTATATTTTTATTTTCCTTTCATTTAATCTACTATCTTTAAATTTTAAACTTATTTTATATGAAAAAAAAGAGAAAAAAAAATAAATTTTTATTAAGTGAAAAAAATTAATAAAATTTTTAGTCACTTGTATCATTTATATGGATGTTAAGGAATTTAACATATGATTGATCATTTGCAAACTTCACATTTGAAGTTGAATTTGTAGATTCCATTGTTACATTAACTATGGTGTTATTATCATATGTCATGTTAAATACAGATCCATTTGTGGTTGTATTTATTTTCAGATTATCTTCTATTTGTCCATTTATATATATTGAATATGTAGCATTCTCTTCTATTGATGCTGTTGTTTTTCCAATTTCTGTATTATTAATATATACTGTTAATACCATTTCATCAGTTGAATCATCTGTTAGATATGTTCCAACACTCATATTTGTTGTGTTAAGATTAACATTAGTTGTATTGTTTATTGTTTCATTTGACATATCATTTATGTCAATATTATGAACAAGATATGCTCCATCAAATTCTGATTTTAAATCTGAATCACGTATTGTTGTATCAGGTTCTACATCTAGTGCTTCACGTGCATCTGATGGTATACGTATTAAGTCATTTTCTCGATTTACTGATTGTTCCAGCTGATATCTTTCATCATTTATATAAATATAATCTCCATAATTAGCTTGCAACGTATTAAGAGCCGACGTTGGAAGTCGTATTAGATTTTGTTCATTTTCAAGAGCATTAGATATAATATATGGTCCTCGTATATCTACACTCTGATTTGAATGACTTGATGTTGGAATTATCATATTTTTACTTATAGGTTCTATTGATATCTGATTTGATGATATACTAACAGATCCAAGAAGTGATGCTGATATAAATAGTAATATGATTATTGATATTATTATTGGAAAATGTGTTTTCATAAATACAACAATCATCTCACGTGATGAAAGATTACTCTGACGATATACACGTATTGACATTTTAATAATACGCACAATATAATATATTGATATTATCAGACCTATTACTATAATTGCAACAGATACTATTAAATTCATAAATTTTATGAAAAATATACCAAAAATTCCAAATGTAATAAGTGATAATCCCATAATCTCCATACGTATAGAATTACCAAGATCATCCACCATTGTAAGACGACCATAATTTATTGCACGATCAACAATTGTACGTACAACCTCATTAGCCATAAGATTAAGTTCTTTGAGTGTTGAATGATCATGTACAATTGATCCTATATCAACTTCTACAATCTTAAGACCCTGAGCTTCAGCATCTAGTATTATTCCTATATCAACACCATAATCATTTTCAAGATCAATTGTATCAATAAACTTCTTAGTTGTTGCAAACTGTCCACTTAAAGGTTGATCAAAACCTAGTTCTGGGAAGAAAAATTGAAGTAATGGTTTAGCTGTAAGTTCAGTTACACGCCCTGCTGCTCTTTTAAATTTAGTTTTTGTAATATCAGCATCACCATTAAGAATTGGATTAATTATTGCTTCTACCTGTTTTTTACTAATTTCACATAAATCAGCATCCAGGAAAAGAATTACATCATTATCAACCTTTTTAAGACCTGTATTCATAGCAGATCCTTTTCCCTTATTATGTTTATGATG
Above is a genomic segment from Methanosphaera cuniculi containing:
- a CDS encoding sugar phosphate nucleotidyltransferase, with amino-acid sequence MNETIGMILCGGFGKRLRPVTETVPKPLVELKDDYTILDKQIFDFKSAGIKKVILLTGFLGEKIEERYSDNYMGVEIEYVKEDQPLGTLNAIRLGMEHIDDNTQCVIRNGDVVADLSIKKMVEQGEKSPYDFSIFITRMVSPYGIVELSGDKIVSFKEKPVLDYYINGGIYFSKGKLDFGSYQTGDIEKTLFPELAKDKKLGYYRENDLFWMAVDTNKELQQVQNEYRNREDKPWGYEKILINTEKYLTKELFIKEGYQTSYHYHPNKDETMYIVSGRGYIEFEDKKEYFSTKDTVRIEPQTPHTIVALENTVLHEVSTPDLDDTVRIKDFYDAETPTGKR
- a CDS encoding glycosyltransferase; translated protein: MNFLPECVLILLTMLFFLGFGGKPKKYHNVSVIIPAFNEEKSIEHVINVVKSISSINQIIVVDDGSDDSTYDIVSHIPGVLLLHHKHNKGKGSAMNTGLKKVDNDVILFLDADLCEISKKQVEAIINPILNGDADITKTKFKRAAGRVTELTAKPLLQFFFPELGFDQPLSGQFATTKKFIDTIDLENDYGVDIGIILDAEAQGLKIVEVDIGSIVHDHSTLKELNLMANEVVRTIVDRAINYGRLTMVDDLGNSIRMEIMGLSLITFGIFGIFFIKFMNLIVSVAIIVIGLIISIYYIVRIIKMSIRVYRQSNLSSREMIVVFMKTHFPIIISIIILLFISASLLGSVSISSNQISIEPISKNMIIPTSSHSNQSVDIRGPYIISNALENEQNLIRLPTSALNTLQANYGDYIYINDERYQLEQSVNRENDLIRIPSDAREALDVEPDTTIRDSDLKSEFDGAYLVHNIDINDMSNETINNTTNVNLNTTNMSVGTYLTDDSTDEMVLTVYINNTEIGKTTASIEENATYSIYINGQIEDNLKINTTTNGSVFNMTYDNNTIVNVTMESTNSTSNVKFANDQSYVKFLNIHINDTSD